One Candidatus Obscuribacterales bacterium genomic window carries:
- a CDS encoding DUF1833 domain-containing protein: MRNLFSGLRDLLHQQEIEDPILPLIEINHSTFDDPIRVVLNTEDITSNGDLFTAYAFELKLLDDKSDELSPAQLAVDNTDRRIGEYLEGLAIAADEALVTCWLIVASSPDDRTVFFQDLTIQDVRADQNVATAVLADNPIGDELVPYDKFTPGTAPGLFK, encoded by the coding sequence ATGCGAAATCTATTCAGTGGGCTAAGAGACTTACTACATCAACAAGAAATTGAAGATCCAATCTTGCCTTTAATTGAAATCAATCATTCAACGTTCGATGATCCGATTAGAGTAGTATTAAACACCGAGGATATCACCAGCAATGGTGACTTATTCACTGCTTATGCATTTGAACTGAAACTTCTTGATGACAAAAGTGATGAATTGTCGCCCGCGCAATTAGCGGTAGATAACACAGACAGGCGTATAGGCGAATATCTGGAAGGTCTTGCAATTGCTGCTGACGAGGCATTAGTAACTTGCTGGCTCATTGTTGCCAGTTCACCGGATGATAGAACCGTATTTTTTCAAGATCTAACTATTCAGGATGTTAGAGCCGACCAGAACGTAGCTACAGCGGTTTTAGCGGATAACCCTATCGGTGATGAGCTTGTTCCTTATGATAAGTTCACGCCTGGCACAGCTCCGGGGTTATTCAAATGA
- a CDS encoding C40 family peptidase — translation MIPKWVEQYVGLEYKDCGRGPEAFDCWGLVRQILKDQFNVDVPAYLYETSQDRKIVGPLIEDESKAYQPVEAGKEQLGDLVVLKLGNLPFHIGMVVGKGLLVHAMPETNSHLARYRDNPWKSRIRGFYRHIGMPCQ, via the coding sequence ATGATTCCGAAATGGGTTGAGCAATATGTTGGCTTAGAATACAAAGACTGTGGGCGCGGACCTGAAGCATTTGATTGCTGGGGTTTAGTTCGCCAAATACTCAAAGACCAATTCAATGTTGACGTTCCGGCTTACCTCTATGAGACAAGCCAGGACAGGAAAATAGTTGGTCCTCTAATTGAAGACGAGAGTAAGGCTTATCAACCAGTTGAGGCAGGCAAAGAACAACTTGGTGATCTTGTTGTTCTGAAGCTGGGTAATCTTCCGTTTCACATTGGCATGGTTGTCGGCAAAGGACTATTAGTTCACGCAATGCCTGAAACCAACAGTCATCTTGCCCGCTACAGAGATAATCCTTGGAAGTCTCGCATTCGGGGCTTTTACCGTCATATAGGTATGCCATGTCAGTAA
- a CDS encoding lysozyme — MNEHLTSSEVMIAWIKSPGIEGVGPNVKDGRCYPYVCPAGKKTVGHGHVIRIGEDFSHGLTFAEADALLRKDLKERFEPLIHKFVKVPLNQHQFDALVSFVFNIGPGDPRRGIQGLLTSTLLRKLNVRDYKGAAVEFPKWNKGRVNGVLTVLGGLVKRRKWEQLRFQKPVQEK, encoded by the coding sequence ATGAACGAACATCTCACCAGCTCAGAAGTAATGATCGCGTGGATCAAATCACCTGGGATAGAAGGTGTTGGTCCCAACGTCAAAGATGGCAGATGTTACCCGTATGTCTGTCCGGCTGGAAAGAAAACAGTAGGTCACGGTCACGTCATTCGTATTGGTGAAGACTTTAGCCATGGGCTAACATTTGCTGAAGCTGATGCGCTGCTAAGAAAAGATCTTAAGGAACGCTTTGAGCCGTTGATTCACAAGTTCGTCAAAGTACCCTTGAATCAACATCAATTTGATGCGCTTGTGTCCTTTGTGTTTAACATCGGGCCTGGCGATCCACGCCGTGGAATTCAGGGATTACTTACTAGCACCTTGCTTAGAAAGCTCAATGTGCGCGATTACAAAGGCGCTGCAGTTGAATTTCCGAAGTGGAATAAAGGCAGAGTCAACGGCGTGTTAACTGTTCTCGGTGGTTTAGTAAAACGCCGTAAGTGGGAACAACTTCGTTTTCAAAAGCCGGTACAAGAGAAATGA
- a CDS encoding patatin-like phospholipase family protein yields the protein MKTALLLAGCAARGVIQAGMIQAVLDSGIEYDMLYGSSAGALNGALLHAGQLQDMKDLWLNIRNKDVYSQAPWNAVRANKGCLYDSTPLLKLIQQKINFAKLVSNPKPFILHVTEMYPEWKSIHVNATEPIDALAKLLWASASPPVLMPPVQIGTGTFTDGGLTNNYSVVDAVNAGADRLIVLAPMVPEPKPIRNIIDSIEFTISIQLWNQLERELKFVNILNNVPGYRKIEVILITADKPTGIGILDFDIKDRQKWIDYGYELAKNKLQGLWS from the coding sequence ATGAAGACCGCTTTGTTGCTTGCCGGATGTGCAGCGCGTGGAGTTATCCAAGCCGGAATGATCCAAGCGGTATTAGACTCCGGCATTGAATATGACATGCTTTACGGTTCATCTGCCGGCGCTCTGAATGGTGCCTTGCTTCACGCTGGTCAGCTTCAAGACATGAAGGACTTGTGGCTGAACATCCGGAACAAAGATGTTTACTCTCAGGCTCCCTGGAATGCTGTAAGAGCAAATAAGGGTTGTCTGTATGATTCAACTCCGTTACTCAAGTTGATTCAACAGAAGATCAATTTCGCGAAGCTCGTAAGCAATCCTAAGCCGTTTATTTTGCACGTAACTGAGATGTATCCTGAATGGAAATCAATTCACGTAAATGCCACTGAGCCTATAGATGCGCTGGCAAAATTACTATGGGCATCAGCATCACCGCCGGTATTGATGCCGCCTGTTCAGATAGGCACAGGCACCTTTACGGATGGCGGCTTGACTAACAATTACAGCGTTGTCGATGCAGTAAATGCAGGCGCTGACAGGTTGATCGTTCTGGCTCCAATGGTGCCGGAGCCAAAACCAATTCGGAATATCATCGACTCAATTGAATTCACGATTTCAATTCAGCTATGGAATCAATTGGAACGTGAATTGAAATTCGTGAATATCTTGAATAACGTGCCAGGTTACAGAAAGATCGAAGTCATCCTAATTACTGCCGACAAGCCGACGGGTATCGGTATCCTTGATTTTGATATCAAAGATCGGCAGAAGTGGATTGATTATGGTTATGAGTTGGCGAAGAATAAGCTGCAGGGCTTATGGTCATAA